CGCCAGCTCCGCCGCACGCCCGGCGCTTTCGCTTTCCTCCAGCCGCCGGGCGAGGGCGGGGCGGCGTTCCTCGGCCTCGGCCAGGGCTTTCTCGTTGGCGGCCAGGTCCTTCTCCAGCCGGGCGAGGGCTTCGGCCGCGTCGCGCGTCAGCCGGTCGGCATCGGCGCGGTCTTCCTCCAGCCGTGCCTTTTGCCGATCGAGATCGGCGAGCCGCTGCTCGGCCGCTTCGAGCTGGCTGGTGAGCGCGGCCATGCGGTGCCCGTGGGCGGAGGCATCGTCGCGCCGGTCGGCCAGTTCGTCGCGCGCTTCGGCCAGCGCCTGGGCGGCGGCGTGCTGCGCCTTCTGCGCCGCGTCGCTCGCTTCCTGGGCCGCGGTGACGCTTGCTTCGGCGGCCTGCGCTTCGCCCCGCGCAGCCTCGGCCGCGGCGGCGGCATCGCGCCAGCGGGCGAACAGCAGGCGCGCCTCGGCCACGCGAATCTCGTCGGACAGCCTGGTATAGCGCTCGGCCTGCCTGGCCTGCCGGCGGAGCGAGGCGATCTGCGAATCGAGCCCCGCCATCAGGTCTTCCAGCCGGGCGAGGTTGGCCTCGGTCTGGCGCAGCTTGCTCTCGGCATCGCGGCGGCGGACGTGGAGGCCGGCGATTCCCGCCGCTTCCTCCAGCATCATGCGCCGCTCGGCCGGCTTGGCGGCGATGACCTGGGCGATCTTGCCCTGGCTCACCAGCGCCGGGCTATGCGCGCCGGTCGCCGCATCGGCGAAAGTCAGCGCGACATCTTTCGCGCGGACATCCTTGCCGTTGACGCGATAGGCGCTGCCCGCGCCGCGCTCGATCCGGCGCATGACTTCGAAATCGCTGCCGTCGTCGGCTTCGGCCTGGAGCGAGACTTCGGCGAAATCGCGCGGCGGGCGGCTGGCGGTGCCGGCGAAGATCACGTCTTCCATCCCGCCCGACCGCATGGATCGGGGCGAGTTTTCACCCATGACCCAGCGGATCGCCTCAAGCAGGTTGGACTTGCCGCAGCCGTTGGGGCCGACGACGCCGGTAAGGCCCGGCTCGATGGTCAGGGTCGCAGGCTCGACGAAGCTCTTGAAACCGCTGAGCCTGAGCCGCCTGATCTGCATCGCCGTTCCCTGATGCCCCTCCCGCGCGGCGGCCTATCGCGCGCCGGCGTCTTGCAGCATCGGTTCCAGCGTCGCCCAGCTTTGCGTGCCGACGTTGCGGCCGTTGATGATGAAGGTCGGCGTGCCGGTTACATTGAGTTCCTGCGACTGGCTGTCCGAATTGTTGGCGATCGCCTCGACCGAATCCGCGTCGGACAGGCACTGGCGCGCCTGATCGCGGCTGACCCCGCGCGTGGCGAAGAAATCGAGGAAACCGGCGGCTTCGGCGACCGCGACGAAGCGCTGGTCTTCCGGCTGCTGCATCGCCGCCTCGAGCGCCTGCGGATTGGCCTGGGCGCCTTCCATAAGGCTGGGCAGGTTGAGCCAGACCTGTTCCGACAGGGGGTGGTAACTTTCCGGCGCGCCGCACCGAACGAGGCGAGCGAGGGTGAGGTCGAAGGCGTTATGGACCTGGTTGCGCAATTCGTAGCTGACGCGGCCGGTGGCGACGTATTTCTCCTTCAGCGGCTCCATCCCCGTGGCCGCGAAATTGGCGCAGGCACCGCAGGTCAGCGAACCGTATTCGATCAGCTTGATCGGCGCGTCGGGGTTGCCGAGCATGTAGCCGTCCGCCTCCGTCACGGTGACCGTGTCGACCCACTGCGTTCCGTCGGGCGCCGCCACGTTCTCGACCGGTTCGCCGGCCGGCGCCTCCCCTTCGGCCGGTTCCGATCCACAAGCGGCGAGGCCGAGCGCGAGCGGCGCAGCGAGTGCGGCGAGGGAGATCTGGCGGAACGTGGTCATGGCAATCCTGCTCCTTTGCGGAATTGAACGAGGCTATACGAAGGGGCGGCGGGGTTGAAGCGGGTGGGGACACTTTCCACAGCTTGTCGCCGGTCTAGAAATGCGCGTCGATCTGCGGGGCGAGCATCGACCAGTCGTGCGTTCCGGCCAGCGTGACGCCGTCGATGGCGAAACTGGGGGTGCCGGTAATGCCGTATTTCAGGCTCGCCGCCTGGCTGCTGGCGATCAGTGCCCGCGCGCCGGCATCGTCGGCCAGGCAGCGGTCGATTTCGCTGCGCGAATAGCCGCGGCTTTCCATCAGTTTGTAGAACCCGAGGTCGGACGCGATCGCGCGGCGGCGCGCGGCCTGGCTGCCGTTTTCCCATCGTGCGCGCTGCGCCGAAGTCGCGCGCGTATAGCGCTCGAGCCATTCGTCCTGCTTGTTCATGAACAATGTGTGGTTGCGCATGAATTTCGCGGGCGCGCCGCAGTTCACAAGCATGGTCGCCACCAGATCGGCCGCATTGCGGATCACCGGCTGGATTTCCAGCTCGACCCGCCCCTGGCCGATATAGGCGATCTGCAATGGCGCCTCGCCTTCGGTGGTGAAGCGCGCGCAGTGCGAACAGCTGTAGCTGACGAAAGCGGTCAGGTGGACTTTGGCATCGGGGTTGCCGATCCGGTGCGCGCCATCTTCCTCCGCCACGCGGGTGTTCCAGTTTCCGGCATTTCCCAGTGCCAGAAGCGCGGCGGCGGCAAGCGCCCCGGCGCGGGCAAGACGCGAAACCTTCATTGTCCCTCTTCCTCCTTGCTGCCCATGCTGCGGGCAAGCGATTCCAGCACCGTGCGCAGCTCGGGATCGCCGATATCGCGCAGGCTGTCGCCCAGCTCCATCGGAATCGGCTTGAGCGAAGGCGGCGCCTTGGCCGGTTCCCGAGCACGCGGCGGCTTAACCTCGCCTTGCCGCAGCTTGACCCGCGAGACGGCCTTGTATCCGAAAAAGCGGTTCACCCGTTCGATGATCTCCGGGATAACGTGCTGGATCAGCGGGGCATGGGCGGGCAGCACGACCAGCTGCAGTATCCCCTCCGCCTTCTCCCCCGGGGGAAAACGGATCGCCTCGGGCATGCACACGCGGGCGTGCTGCTCGCCGACGATTTCCGGCCAGCGCGTGACCACGCTCGACTGGACGAAGCCGAAGCGGCGGAAGGCGGTTCGTCCGATCTGCGGCATAAGGTCCGCGATCTGGCGCGCGGGCCCGCCGCGAGGCCGTTCGTAGGCGCGCGGCTGGGCGCGCGATGTCTTTGGTTTGCCGTCCCGTTCCATTGCACCGATGCCCATGCCATAGGCGGCGCGTGACTGCCAGCGGGGAGAGAACCGGAACGGATGTGGCGAGCGCGTTGCTCGCCTGGTACGACCGCCACGCGCGCGACCTGCCCTGGCGCGCGCCGCCGGGCGATCCGCCGCCTGATCCCGGTCGCGTCCGGCCCTATCGCGTCTGGCTGTCCGAAATCATGCTGCAGCAGACCACGGTTGCCGCGGTGAAGCCCTATTTCGCGACGTTCGTGCGCCGGTGGCCGACGGTGGAGGCGCTGGCCGCCGCGCCGGAGGAGGAGGTCCTCGCCGCCTGGGCGGGCCTGGGCTACTATTCGCGGGCGCGCAATCTGGTGAAATGCGCGCGAGCGGTGGCCGATCTGGGCGGTTTCCCCGACAGCGAAGCCGGCCTGCGCGCCTTGCCCGGCGTGGGGGAGTATACGGCAGCCGCGATCGCCGCGATCGCATTCGGCCGGCGCGCGGTCGTGGTCGACGCCAATGTCGAGCGGGTGGTTGCGCGGCTGTTCGCGGTGGAGGACAGCCTGCCCGCCGCGCGCAAGGCGATCCGGGCGGCGGCGGACGCGATCACGCCGCAGACGCGCAGCGGCGATTTCGCGCAGGCGATGATGGACCTCGGCTCGGCCGTCTGCACCGCGCGCCAGCCGAAATGCCTGCTCTGCCCGCTTTCGGCGAACTGCGCGGCGCAGCGGACCGGCGATCCCGCGCGCTTTCCGGTCAAGGCGCCGAAGAAGGCGAAACCCCGGCGCACCGGCACCGCCTGGTGGATCGCGCGCGGGGGGCGCGTCTGGCTGGTCCGCCGGCCGGGCAGGGGGATGTTGGGCGGAATGCGCGCACTGCCGGACGATGGATGGTCCGCGCGGGCGAGCGGCGACGGCGCGCCGCCGGTCGCGGGCGAGTGGCGCGCTGCGGGCGCGGTGCGCCACGGGTTCACCCATTTCGATCTGGAGCTTCGCGTGATGGCTCTGGTCGACGGGCCGCCACCGCCCGGCGAGGGCGAGTGGTGGCCGCTCGCCGATCTCGAGTCCGCAGGACTGCCGACCCTCTTTGCCAAGGCCGCGCGGCGTGCCATCGCGCGCTGAACCCGGCCGGCGCAAACTTCGACCATGGATGAGGTTTATGCGCGGGAAATATCTAAAGCTCGCTCGAACTTTTGCTCTTCCCCGAACCGCCGTTTTTGCGGTGCGGCGCTAGATGATTCCGCCGCCGAGCATCAGCCGGATCACCGCGATCGCGAACACGATCAGGCAGAAATTGCGGCCGCCGTTGGAAGACGACAGCGCGCCGAGACCGATGCCGACGACCACGATCGGCAGGGCGAACCAGTTGCCCCAGCCGAGCAGCGGGATCGTGGAAGGGATGACGATCACGAGCGCGACTATCCCGACGAGGATGGAAAGCAGGTTCAGCATGTGTTCTATATTAGTAACACAGTCGTCTTGTGCAAGGGGCAATTGACCGTTCGCGCGCGATGCCGCAAACCTCCGCCCGACCGATTGCAAAAGAGGATCGTTCGATGGGATCGAGGACGTTCGACGATGCGGTGCTGTCGCGCCGCGCACTGCTTCGCGCCGGAGCCTTGCTGGGGGCAGGGGCTGCGCTGGGGACGCTGCCCTTCGGGCGCGCGGCGCTGGCCCATGCGGGCCACTGGCCTTCGGTAATGGCACTGGCGGACGATTACGTTTCCGCGCGCAAGGTGGCCAACATGGTCGCCGTCATGGGCTGGCAGCAGCGCGAGCCCGACGTGATTGCGCGCGGCACGCTGGCGATCGGGCAGGCGGTGCCGGCCGGGCTCGACAGCCTCTATCGCATCTATTCGATGACCAAGCCGATCACCGGCATGGCGACGATGATGCTGATAGAAGACGACAAGCTCGGGCTCGATCAGCCGCTGGCCGAAATCCTGCCCGCTTTCGCCGACATGCAGGTGCAGAAGACCTACGACGGATCGATCGCCGAGCTGGAGCCGGCGGAACGGCCGATCACCATTCGCCATCTGCTGACCCATACCGCCGGGCTCGGCTATTCGATCATCCAGAAGGGGCCGATCAAGGCCGCATACGAACGTGCGGGCGTGGTGCCGGGGCGGGTGACCAGGCTGCCGCTGGGCGCGATCTTCGGCCGCGGCGAGGCGGCGCCCAGCCTGAAGGCTTTTGCCGACAACCTGGCGCGCCTGCCGCTCGTCGCCCAACCGGGAACGCGCTGGAGTTATTCGGTCTCGCTCGACCTTCTCGGCCGGGTGATCGAAGTGGTCTCGGGCAAGCCGTTCGACGCTTTTCTGAAAGAGCGGCTGTTCGATCCGCTGGGCATGACAAGCACATGGTTCCACGTCCCGGCGAGCGAAGTCGGGCGCCTGACGACCAATTACGGCGTCGTGAACGGCCGCCCCATGCCGCTCGACCCGGCGCGCGCCTCGATCTATCTCGACCCGCCGGCGTTCCCCTTCGGCGGCGCGGGCCTGGTGTCGAGCCCGCGCGATTACGACCGTTTCCTGCAAATGCTGGTCGGCTACGGCCGGCTGGGCGGCAAGCGGGTGATGAGCGAAGCGGCGGTGCGCCTCGGCACCTCGAACCTCCTGCCCGACGGGGTGAGCACGGCGGGCACGTTTGCCGACGGGTCCGGCTTCGGCGCCGGCGGGCGTGTCGGGCTGGGCGAGCAGGCGGGCACGTTCGGCTGGGGCGGCGCCGCCGGCACGGTCGCCTTCGCCGACTTGCGGCGCGGCCTGCGCGCGGCGCTGTTCACCCAGTACATGCCGGCCGAGGCCTATCCGCTCCACAGCGCCTTCCCCGCGGCGGTGACGAAAGATCTGGCGGCCCTGGCCGCGGCGCAGACCTGACGGTGCCAGCGGCAGGGAAGACGCTGGCGTTTACCGGCTGCACGCTCGACCGGGCGGACAACGTGCGGGCCGACGCGGATGCGCTGGCCGGGCACATGAACTGGCGCGCGCGGCTCCTCGCGCTCGACGGCATGATGCCCGCGCTCGACGATACCGGGCGGCTGGCCTGGGGCACGCTGGCCGATGCGCCCGAAGATGCCGAACTGGTCTTCCTGGGCTTCGATGCCGGCGAGAACGGCGGGGGACGCGCCTGTTTCGCGGCCGTGCCGCCGCAGGGCGATCCGCGCCCGCGCATGGCCAATCCGCAGCTGTGGAACCTCATGGCGGCGCTCTCGCCCGAAGACCTGGCGCTTTACGGCGGCGCGCGCAGCCTGGTGGACTGGCACGCGCGGCATCGTTTCTGCCCGGCGTGCGGCGGCCCCACGCGGATCGCCAAGGGCGGCTGGCAGCGCGACTGCGTGGCGGAGAGCGGCGGCTGCGGCGCGCAGCAGTTCCCGCGCACCGACCCGGTCACGATCATGCTGGTCGAACATGACGGGCGGCTGATGCTGGGCCGCGGGCTCGGCTGGCCGGAGGGGCGCTTTTCCGCGCTCGCCGGGTTCGTCGAGCCGGGCGAAAGCATCGAGGAGGCCGTGGCCCGCGAAGTGCTGGAGGAATCGGGCGTGCGCGTGCGCGACGTGTCCTACGTCGCCAGCCAGCCCTGGCCGTTCCCCAGCCAGCTGATGATCGGCTGCCATGCCCACGCCGAGAGCGACGCCGTGACCGTCGACGAGACCGAACTGGCGGAAATCCGCTGGTTTACGCGCGACGAGGTTTCCGCTGCGCTCGCCGGAACGCCCGATGCGCCATTCACCGCGCCGCCCCCGCACGCGATCGCGCATCACTTGCTCGAATGGTGGATTGCCGAATGAAGACGCTGACGATCGACATCTGGTCCGATGTCATGTGCCCCTGGTGCCTGGTCGGCTGGGGCAATCTGCGCCAGGCGCTCGACACGCTGGAGGGCGAGATTGCGGCCGAGGTCCGTTGGCGCCCGTTCGAACTCAATCGCGACATGCAGCCCGAGGGCGAGGAACAGCAGGCGCATCTGCGCCGCAAATACGGCCGCAGCGAGGCCGAGGGGCAGGCCGTGCGCGAGCGCATGCGCGCCATGGCC
The sequence above is a segment of the Pelagerythrobacter marensis genome. Coding sequences within it:
- a CDS encoding serine hydrolase domain-containing protein, translated to MGSRTFDDAVLSRRALLRAGALLGAGAALGTLPFGRAALAHAGHWPSVMALADDYVSARKVANMVAVMGWQQREPDVIARGTLAIGQAVPAGLDSLYRIYSMTKPITGMATMMLIEDDKLGLDQPLAEILPAFADMQVQKTYDGSIAELEPAERPITIRHLLTHTAGLGYSIIQKGPIKAAYERAGVVPGRVTRLPLGAIFGRGEAAPSLKAFADNLARLPLVAQPGTRWSYSVSLDLLGRVIEVVSGKPFDAFLKERLFDPLGMTSTWFHVPASEVGRLTTNYGVVNGRPMPLDPARASIYLDPPAFPFGGAGLVSSPRDYDRFLQMLVGYGRLGGKRVMSEAAVRLGTSNLLPDGVSTAGTFADGSGFGAGGRVGLGEQAGTFGWGGAAGTVAFADLRRGLRAALFTQYMPAEAYPLHSAFPAAVTKDLAALAAAQT
- the mutY gene encoding A/G-specific adenine glycosylase is translated as MTASGERTGTDVASALLAWYDRHARDLPWRAPPGDPPPDPGRVRPYRVWLSEIMLQQTTVAAVKPYFATFVRRWPTVEALAAAPEEEVLAAWAGLGYYSRARNLVKCARAVADLGGFPDSEAGLRALPGVGEYTAAAIAAIAFGRRAVVVDANVERVVARLFAVEDSLPAARKAIRAAADAITPQTRSGDFAQAMMDLGSAVCTARQPKCLLCPLSANCAAQRTGDPARFPVKAPKKAKPRRTGTAWWIARGGRVWLVRRPGRGMLGGMRALPDDGWSARASGDGAPPVAGEWRAAGAVRHGFTHFDLELRVMALVDGPPPPGEGEWWPLADLESAGLPTLFAKAARRAIAR
- a CDS encoding thioredoxin domain-containing protein; the encoded protein is MKVSRLARAGALAAAALLALGNAGNWNTRVAEEDGAHRIGNPDAKVHLTAFVSYSCSHCARFTTEGEAPLQIAYIGQGRVELEIQPVIRNAADLVATMLVNCGAPAKFMRNHTLFMNKQDEWLERYTRATSAQRARWENGSQAARRRAIASDLGFYKLMESRGYSRSEIDRCLADDAGARALIASSQAASLKYGITGTPSFAIDGVTLAGTHDWSMLAPQIDAHF
- a CDS encoding DUF721 domain-containing protein, with product MERDGKPKTSRAQPRAYERPRGGPARQIADLMPQIGRTAFRRFGFVQSSVVTRWPEIVGEQHARVCMPEAIRFPPGEKAEGILQLVVLPAHAPLIQHVIPEIIERVNRFFGYKAVSRVKLRQGEVKPPRAREPAKAPPSLKPIPMELGDSLRDIGDPELRTVLESLARSMGSKEEEGQ
- a CDS encoding thioredoxin domain-containing protein is translated as MTTFRQISLAALAAPLALGLAACGSEPAEGEAPAGEPVENVAAPDGTQWVDTVTVTEADGYMLGNPDAPIKLIEYGSLTCGACANFAATGMEPLKEKYVATGRVSYELRNQVHNAFDLTLARLVRCGAPESYHPLSEQVWLNLPSLMEGAQANPQALEAAMQQPEDQRFVAVAEAAGFLDFFATRGVSRDQARQCLSDADSVEAIANNSDSQSQELNVTGTPTFIINGRNVGTQSWATLEPMLQDAGAR
- the nudC gene encoding NAD(+) diphosphatase gives rise to the protein MTVPAAGKTLAFTGCTLDRADNVRADADALAGHMNWRARLLALDGMMPALDDTGRLAWGTLADAPEDAELVFLGFDAGENGGGRACFAAVPPQGDPRPRMANPQLWNLMAALSPEDLALYGGARSLVDWHARHRFCPACGGPTRIAKGGWQRDCVAESGGCGAQQFPRTDPVTIMLVEHDGRLMLGRGLGWPEGRFSALAGFVEPGESIEEAVAREVLEESGVRVRDVSYVASQPWPFPSQLMIGCHAHAESDAVTVDETELAEIRWFTRDEVSAALAGTPDAPFTAPPPHAIAHHLLEWWIAE